The following nucleotide sequence is from Cyanobium sp. AMD-g.
CTGGCGCCAGCTGATCGCCAGCTGCGATCTGCATCTGTCGGTCACCGGCAATCCCCTCTGCGCCACCCCCTTCGCCAGGCTGGGGATCCCCTTTCTGGCCTGGGTGGCCACCCCCTGGCAGGACGACCGGGTCGACCGCGTCAAACGCTTCTCCAGGCCGAGGCGGCTGCTGGACCGGAGCCTCAACGGGCCGGTGCTGCGCCGGCTGGAACGTCAGGTGCTCCAGGCCCCCCGGGGGCGCATCCTGGCGTTGAGCGGCTACACAGCCACAGCACTGGCCTCCATCGCCCATCGCCCCATGGACGGGGTGATGCGCATGCCGGTGAATCCCGCCATCTTCCATCCCGCCCCTGAGCGGCTTGTGCCCTGGCGCATCGGTTTCGCCGGCCGCTACGCCGACCCCCGCAAGCAGATCACCCTGCTGCTGGAGGCCGTCGTCAGAGTCGTGGCGCAGGGGCATCCGGTGCAACTCGTGCTGGCGGGCGAACAGGACGTCCATCGCCTTGAGGGGCCCCTGGCGGCGATGGGACTCGAAGGACGGGTGCAGTGCCACCCCTGTCTGGGCCCCAGCGCCCTGGCGGAGGTGCTGCAGGGACTGGATCTGTTTGTGATCCCCTCCCACCAGGAGGGCCTCTGCATTGCGGCCCTCGAGGCGATGGCCTGCGGGGTTCCGGTCGTCAGCACCCGCTGCGGCGGCCCGGAGGATTATGTGATTGACGGCGGCACGGGCCAGCTGGTGGCCAGCGAACCCGCCGCCATGGCGGCGGCGATCGCTGC
It contains:
- a CDS encoding glycosyltransferase family 4 protein produces the protein MSRRRALISTIEPVDGGVPAMTACVARMLEELDVEPVFAWYAPWSTHPKLSVPLHAVPSGRRPGQMQRRVYGDHEGHGLGAWLPELEFTHYLPRRAWRQLIASCDLHLSVTGNPLCATPFARLGIPFLAWVATPWQDDRVDRVKRFSRPRRLLDRSLNGPVLRRLERQVLQAPRGRILALSGYTATALASIAHRPMDGVMRMPVNPAIFHPAPERLVPWRIGFAGRYADPRKQITLLLEAVVRVVAQGHPVQLVLAGEQDVHRLEGPLAAMGLEGRVQCHPCLGPSALAEVLQGLDLFVIPSHQEGLCIAALEAMACGVPVVSTRCGGPEDYVIDGGTGQLVASEPAAMAAAIAAICADRSLRERLSAGAQAWVREQASPEAARRTFLAHLEA